In Modestobacter versicolor, a single genomic region encodes these proteins:
- a CDS encoding NADP-dependent oxidoreductase, with protein MKAVRFHEVGGPEVLRYEDVEQPAPGAGEVRVRVAASAFNAADAGMRGGFLPIPVVLPHVPGYDVSGTVDALGEGVRGLQVGDAVIGFLPMERDGGAAEYVIAPADALVPAPTTVPLPDAAGLPSVALTAWQALFDLGELTAGQRVLVNGAGGVVGKYAVALATRAGVHVVATASPRSSDAVRAAGADEVIDHTTTDLLDAVDEQVDVLLNLAPIDPDRFAALVALVRDGGKVVSTTAFMATPGDEARGVTAATVFVLPNRDRLAELVSLVDKGDLQVEVTRRIPLAELPGLHAEAAAGRIEGKVVVEP; from the coding sequence ATGAAGGCAGTGCGTTTCCACGAGGTCGGCGGTCCCGAGGTCCTGCGCTACGAGGACGTCGAGCAGCCCGCCCCCGGCGCGGGTGAGGTACGGGTGCGGGTGGCGGCCTCGGCGTTCAACGCCGCCGACGCCGGCATGCGCGGCGGCTTCCTGCCGATCCCGGTCGTGCTGCCGCACGTGCCCGGGTACGACGTCTCCGGCACGGTCGACGCGCTCGGGGAGGGCGTCCGCGGCCTGCAGGTGGGGGACGCGGTGATCGGGTTCCTGCCGATGGAGCGGGACGGCGGCGCGGCGGAGTACGTGATCGCCCCGGCGGACGCGCTGGTGCCGGCCCCCACGACGGTCCCGCTGCCCGACGCGGCGGGGCTGCCGTCGGTCGCGCTGACGGCCTGGCAGGCGCTGTTCGACCTCGGCGAGCTGACCGCCGGGCAGCGGGTCCTGGTCAACGGCGCGGGGGGAGTGGTCGGCAAGTACGCCGTCGCACTGGCCACGCGGGCCGGCGTGCACGTCGTGGCGACCGCCAGCCCGCGCAGCAGCGACGCCGTCCGGGCGGCCGGGGCCGACGAGGTCATCGACCACACCACCACGGACCTGCTGGACGCGGTCGACGAGCAGGTCGACGTCCTGCTCAACCTCGCCCCCATCGACCCCGACCGGTTCGCGGCGCTCGTGGCCCTGGTCCGCGACGGCGGCAAGGTCGTCAGCACCACCGCCTTCATGGCCACCCCCGGGGACGAGGCCCGCGGCGTCACCGCGGCGACCGTGTTCGTGCTGCCGAACCGCGACCGCCTCGCCGAGCTGGTGTCCCTGGTGGACAAGGGGGACCTGCAGGTCGAGGTCACCCGCCGCATCCCGCTGGCCGAGCTGCCCGGGCTGCACGCCGAGGCCGCTGCCGGTCGCATCGAGGGCAAGGTCGTCGTCGAGCCCTGA